A window of Pullulanibacillus sp. KACC 23026 genomic DNA:
GCATCCTGGGGCTGAAGTGGGTCCCAAGGGTTGGGCTGTTCGCCCATTAAAGCGGTACGCGAGCTGGGTTCAGAACGTCGTGAGACAGTTCGGTCCCTATCCGTCGCGGGCGTTGGAAATTTGAGAGGAGCTGTCCTTAGTACGAGAGGACCGGGATGGACACACCGCTGGTGTCCCAGTTGTTCCGCCAGGAGCACCGCTGGGTAGCTATGTGTGGACGGGATAAGTGCTGAAAGCATCTAAGCATGAAGCCCCCCTCAAGATGAGATTTCCCATGACTTTAAGTCAGTAAGATCCCTTAGAGATGATGAGGTAGATAGGTCCGAGGTGGAAGTGCGGCAACGCATGGAGCTGACGGATACTAATCGATCGAGGGCTTAACCTTAAATTAGTGTTTGTTTGACTTCCTATCTAGTTTTGAAGGTACGATCCTTCAATTGAATACTTTGTCCGGTGGTTATGGCGAAGAGGTCACACCCGTTCCCATCCCGAACACGGCCGTTAAGCTCTTCAGCGTCGATGGTAGTTGGGGGCTTCCCCCTGCGAGAGTAGAACGCCGCCGGGCAATCGAAAAAGGAATCGTTTAAATGACGATTCCTTTTTTACATAGGATCATTAATTATTGATAGTGGCCGGGCCCCTGCGCTTAACCTTGGTTTAAAAGATTGAGGTTATGCGCAAATCAACAAGGTGTCAATCGAAGAGGGGACCCACGAAGTATTTCAAGCGAGTAGATTGGCAAGAGTAGAACGCCGCCGGGCAACTGAAAAAAGGAGAATTGCGATTAAGCAGTTCTCCTTTTTTCGTTTGTGTCCGTTACAATTATAAAAACATCAAAAGTCGGCCTGTAATGGACTGTATGTCCGTTAGAACTGAAAGCGGAGCAATATTAGCTGCACATAACCGTGGGACATACTGGTACTCTCTTAGCCTTGCCGTTCATCTATGGAATTTTAATTTTGGACTAGACGAATTAATGAAAATCTCCTAATGTAGAGGTTGTATTCAATGCTCTTTGGTGGGTTACTAGAACGAATGGAAATCCAAGGAATGAAATGCAGCCTTATGCATAAAATCCTAGGATTGGAAAATAGGTTTTGGTGTAACTTCTCGTGTCGGTCGATTGAGATTTCAATAAGCGAGCAGGATAAGAAAGCAAGAGTGAAACATGAGAACGGTTCCAATCGGTGTGAAAATGAAACGCGAGAACCGTTCCCGTGTTTCAAGGAGGGGTATTTCATTGAAGAGGTTTCTTTGGTTGGCGTATGGGATGTATGCTTTAGGTGGGATGACGAGTGTTTTTTTGGGGGCTATGATGCCTGAATTGCTTAGTCATTATGGGGTGACTTATACGTTAGGTGGGCTTTTGGTGCTCCTTCAGGCTATTGGGTTTATTGTTGGGGTTCCGATTACGTCATTATGTATGAAAAGATATCATTATCGTTTTATTTTAACAGGAGGCGCACTTGCTGTAGCGGTGGGGCAGATCGGAATCTTGTTGCTGCCGCCTTTTTATGTGCTTGGGTTTTTGATTATTTTGAGTGGAATTGGAGCGGCTTCTCTGGAGACCTCTGTTGCGTCCTATGTGATGGAGCTATTTGAGGGACGGCGCGCCATTTATATGAGCCGCTTGGAGGTAGCCTTTGGACTTGGGGCACTTCTAATGCCGGCAGTCGTAAGCGGGCTGATTGCCGTACATGGATGGCGCTATTCTTCCGTTTGGTTAGCAGGATTTGCCTTAGTTTTAGCTTATTTGTGGCAACGGGTTTCGATTTCATTAGACTCAGTCCAGGAAGATGACGGGAAGCGGGATGCATACAGTGCAGCTGCCCCTGTTTTTAGTCACCGCTTCGCAAAATATAGCCTGCTCCTGCTTTTTTTGGTCATCATCTTTTTATATGTTGGAATTGAAGGGAGCTTAAATAGTTTTCTTCCAAGCTTGTTTGCGGTTAACCTCAAGGTAAGCCCTGATTATGCGTCTCTAACAACAACGGTCTTTTGGACAGCCATGCTCTGCGGGCGGCTTGCCATTGGGTGGATCGTAAGCAAGGTTAGCTATGAGCGGTATTTGTTGGGCAGCATTTTAATCGCCAGTCTTTTTTTCCTCTTGCTTACCCAAATGCATAGACTTGGACTCTGTTATTTGGTTGTATTTGGTCTTGGATTAGGGATGTCTGCGATATATTCCATTACCATGGTTTACGCCAATCATACCTTTCCGGGAATGGAGCGTTTGGTGACGAGCTCAGTGACGGCCTTTGCCGGGATAGGCGGCGCTGTTTTTCCTTTTATAATCGGCTATGTTATGGATCATCTTTTACCTAATCAGGTCGTATGGGTGATGACAGGATTTAATGGAATCCTTCTAGTGGTCTTCTTGGCCATTTATTTTAGTTTAGCGATTTTAAGAGGAACAAAGAAAGAAGTGGCAGGAGATGCGCCGAATCATTAATTGATCAAAGCGGTTAGCTGGTTGTGTGATTTTCTAATTTTTGGTTTGATAAGGAGAGCCAGACACGGAGCTTCTTCGGGAACCAGAATGGGAGTTTAATGGCTATTTAGCTGAGTACACCCGCCACTCCCAGTTAAGCCATTCTTTAGCCTAATTTCCAATTTTTCAATAGCCAAGAACAATCCTTTGATGATGAGAGACGATTAAACTACAATAGAATATTTAGTATTTTCCATTGTAAACTAAATATATTTGCTATATAATTACAGAAAATTTTATATTTAAATACAATGAAGGAGAAAAGTAGACAGATACTTTTATACAGGGAAGAGGTGCCGATGACTTGAGAGCATCTTTTTAAAAAAGGCTGTTGAAGTTCGCTCCGAAGTATTCCCCTTGAAACCTTCTACTGAAGAAAAGGGGGAACGGCTAATCCGTTATAGTTTTAAAAGTGAAGATTTCGGTAAATGGATTAATCAATTATCGAATAATCTTAGGTTAGAGTGGTACCACGGCTCATTCGACCCTTTATGGGATAAATGAGTCTTTTGATTTGGATAGATCATTAAAAAAGGGGGGAAACGATGTCAGGAAATTCAGTCGAAAGTGTAAGCGAAACTTCTAATAAAAATTTATTGTCGCCGCTTATTGAGTCAAAGGATTTTAGATACCTTTGGTTGGGGCAGCTTCTTTCGTTATTAGGAACATCGATTACAACGGTTATCTTGCCAATTATAGTTTATACGCTTACGGATTCACCTATGGCTATGGGGACTTTAATGGCGGTCAATATGTTACCAAATGTTTTGATTTTGCCTTTCTCAGGGCCTATTGTTGATCAATTTAATCGAGTGAAAATTATGATGATGACAGATAGCATTCGTTTTTTCTTATTATTAATTGTGACATTCTTAGCTTTAACCGATCATCTATCAATGCCCTCACTCTATATCATGATGGCGATCTTTGGACTGA
This region includes:
- a CDS encoding MFS transporter yields the protein MKRFLWLAYGMYALGGMTSVFLGAMMPELLSHYGVTYTLGGLLVLLQAIGFIVGVPITSLCMKRYHYRFILTGGALAVAVGQIGILLLPPFYVLGFLIILSGIGAASLETSVASYVMELFEGRRAIYMSRLEVAFGLGALLMPAVVSGLIAVHGWRYSSVWLAGFALVLAYLWQRVSISLDSVQEDDGKRDAYSAAAPVFSHRFAKYSLLLLFLVIIFLYVGIEGSLNSFLPSLFAVNLKVSPDYASLTTTVFWTAMLCGRLAIGWIVSKVSYERYLLGSILIASLFFLLLTQMHRLGLCYLVVFGLGLGMSAIYSITMVYANHTFPGMERLVTSSVTAFAGIGGAVFPFIIGYVMDHLLPNQVVWVMTGFNGILLVVFLAIYFSLAILRGTKKEVAGDAPNH